In Stieleria varia, one genomic interval encodes:
- a CDS encoding DUF1552 domain-containing protein, with translation MTWNMNQIDRRRFLRGSGIALAMPLFGSLATSIARGAEPQSNPKRLGCFYFPDGVPMPLPEDPAYNEWAWFPHGNGSEFTFTKCMEPLESVKDDLTVLSGFSHPKSRSVHGHNNADQFLTAALTGGGDKEYVNTISLDQEYAKHVGDQTRFASLVMSTDGGTGTARGTHTISFDHHGRPIPAEHRPKQIFDKLFVKSDGDSARRLALSRSALDEMLDDAERLRRSLSSADQHSLDEYLDSVRQAEIKVEKAKRWLGAPLPSVDGSQLNLELSTDEPREYLQTMFDLIYLAFKTDSTRVATYQIGRENGVGRSDHLARAVGFNTAHQLSHETKNPDGWKNFGIYCRFLNEEYGRFIGKLRDTPEPAGTGSMLDNTLLLYGSASSAFHLSRNYPIILSGGKQMGFRHGQYINHAGMNFQGGPWLGNGEPWQDEAKGEDVPLSNLYATMLQRLGVPTESFADSTGLIENV, from the coding sequence ATGACGTGGAACATGAACCAAATCGATCGTCGCCGATTCCTCAGAGGCAGCGGCATTGCGTTGGCGATGCCCTTGTTCGGTTCCTTGGCGACGTCCATTGCCCGCGGCGCAGAGCCCCAATCCAATCCCAAACGACTCGGCTGCTTTTATTTTCCCGATGGCGTCCCGATGCCTTTGCCGGAGGACCCCGCGTACAACGAATGGGCATGGTTTCCACACGGCAACGGCAGCGAGTTTACGTTCACCAAATGCATGGAACCGCTGGAATCCGTCAAAGACGACCTAACGGTGCTGTCGGGTTTTTCACACCCCAAGTCACGCAGCGTTCACGGCCATAACAACGCGGATCAGTTCTTGACCGCAGCCCTCACCGGCGGTGGTGACAAAGAGTACGTGAACACAATTTCGCTGGACCAGGAGTATGCCAAGCACGTCGGCGACCAAACACGTTTTGCGTCATTAGTGATGTCGACCGATGGGGGCACGGGGACGGCACGCGGCACACACACGATCTCATTTGATCATCATGGACGTCCCATCCCCGCCGAGCATCGTCCCAAACAGATCTTTGACAAACTGTTTGTCAAGAGCGATGGTGATTCGGCTCGTCGACTGGCACTCAGTCGCAGCGCATTGGACGAGATGCTGGACGACGCGGAACGCTTACGGCGGTCGCTATCTAGCGCCGATCAACACAGCCTGGATGAGTACTTGGACTCTGTTCGTCAAGCGGAGATCAAAGTGGAAAAGGCCAAACGTTGGTTGGGGGCGCCGCTTCCAAGCGTCGACGGTAGCCAATTGAATTTAGAACTGTCGACCGACGAGCCACGCGAGTACCTGCAAACGATGTTCGACTTGATCTATCTCGCGTTCAAGACCGACTCGACTCGTGTGGCGACGTACCAGATCGGTCGCGAGAACGGTGTGGGCCGTAGCGACCACTTGGCTCGCGCGGTCGGATTCAACACCGCACACCAGTTGTCGCACGAGACCAAGAACCCCGACGGCTGGAAGAACTTTGGCATCTATTGCCGTTTTCTCAACGAAGAGTACGGACGTTTCATCGGCAAGCTAAGGGACACACCCGAGCCGGCGGGAACCGGCAGCATGTTGGACAACACACTGCTGCTGTACGGCTCCGCCTCCAGTGCGTTTCACCTGTCGCGAAACTACCCGATCATCCTGTCCGGCGGCAAGCAGATGGGATTTCGGCATGGGCAATACATCAATCATGCGGGCATGAATTTCCAAGGAGGCCCTTGGTTGGGAAATGGAGAGCCTTGGCAGGACGAAGCGAAAGGCGAAGACGTACCGCTGTCCAACCTCTACGCCACAATGTTGCAGCGGTTGGGTGTTCCGACGGAGTCCTTTGCTGACAGCACGGGACTCATTGAAAACGTTTAG
- a CDS encoding glycosyltransferase family 4 protein, with the protein MTIRDLHKVAFIGNYLPRKCGIATFTHDLRASVSKASDADCIVVTMDDIVGGYCYEKEVQFQVVEQELEHYRAAADFLNFSNVDVISLQHEFGIFGGPCGSYILALLRDLRMPVVTTLHTVLSDPSQTQRAVMTQLIGLSTRLIVMTERCRRTLMSTYSVPSNQVDLIAHGIPDRPNVDQADLKEQFDVEGRPVALTFGLLSPGKGIEHVLQAIPEIVQRFPDFIYLVLGATHPSLIREQGERYRIGLERMAKELCITKYVSFYNRFVELDELTEFIGAADLYITPYLNAQQAVSGTLAYAFGCGQAVISTPYWHAEELLADGRGVLVPFADSTAIAKEVIGLLGDDERRLAMREQAYLMGRSMTWDHVSLLYLRSFDQALNEQSTKRKPLAVRTLDEQPLALPQMNLEHLQHLSDSTGIIQHAIYSIPDHGHGYCTDDNARALILTVMLEELGRDSADIHSLASRYAAFLNLAFDRDSGRFRNFMSFDRRWLESDGSDDSQGRSLWALGTCIGRSRRVGLASWARELFHRAMPACENTTSPRTWALGILGIQEYLRRFSGDRAASMMSERLTLQLVEMYERTATRDWPWFENIASYNNAKLSQALIVRGRWSDDSKAAEIGLKSLRWLCEIQLSPEGRFRPIGSNGFSRENGVTAIFDQQAIEAHAMISASIEAYRATHDPTWCEQAHLAFDWFLGRNDLGKPLYDASTGGCYDGLMANQVNENQGAESTLAFLLSLTEMQQLASLG; encoded by the coding sequence ATGACTATCAGAGACCTTCATAAAGTCGCCTTTATCGGCAACTACCTACCTCGCAAATGTGGAATCGCGACGTTCACACACGATTTGCGTGCATCTGTCTCTAAGGCCTCCGACGCTGATTGTATTGTCGTGACGATGGACGATATCGTCGGCGGCTACTGCTACGAGAAAGAAGTCCAATTTCAGGTGGTCGAGCAAGAACTCGAACACTATCGTGCGGCGGCAGATTTTCTGAACTTTAGCAATGTGGATGTGATCTCTCTGCAGCACGAATTCGGTATTTTTGGCGGTCCATGTGGTAGCTACATCCTCGCTTTGCTGCGTGATTTGCGAATGCCCGTGGTCACGACTTTGCATACGGTACTGTCAGATCCCAGTCAGACTCAACGCGCAGTGATGACGCAGTTGATCGGTCTTTCGACTCGACTGATTGTCATGACGGAGCGATGTCGCCGTACTCTCATGAGCACCTACTCGGTGCCGAGCAATCAGGTGGATTTGATCGCCCATGGAATCCCTGATCGCCCCAACGTCGACCAAGCTGACTTGAAAGAGCAATTCGATGTGGAAGGCAGGCCGGTCGCGTTGACGTTCGGACTGCTCTCGCCAGGAAAGGGTATCGAGCACGTATTGCAAGCGATTCCGGAAATCGTTCAACGTTTCCCAGATTTTATTTATCTGGTCCTTGGTGCGACGCATCCCAGCTTGATACGTGAACAAGGGGAACGGTATCGAATCGGACTGGAGCGAATGGCAAAAGAACTCTGCATCACGAAATACGTCAGTTTTTATAATCGGTTTGTTGAATTGGACGAACTGACGGAGTTCATCGGTGCAGCGGATCTCTACATCACACCCTATTTGAATGCTCAGCAGGCCGTTTCCGGTACGCTGGCGTACGCATTCGGATGTGGTCAAGCGGTCATCTCGACGCCGTACTGGCACGCCGAAGAGTTATTGGCCGACGGCCGCGGGGTGCTGGTGCCATTTGCAGATTCAACTGCAATCGCCAAGGAGGTGATCGGGTTGCTGGGAGACGACGAGCGACGTCTGGCAATGCGAGAGCAAGCCTATTTGATGGGCCGTAGCATGACCTGGGATCATGTCTCACTACTCTATCTGCGGTCATTCGACCAAGCGCTCAATGAACAGAGCACAAAAAGAAAGCCACTTGCGGTTCGTACCCTCGATGAACAACCGCTTGCATTACCACAGATGAACTTAGAGCATCTGCAGCATTTGAGCGACTCGACCGGTATCATCCAGCATGCGATCTACTCGATTCCTGACCATGGTCACGGGTACTGTACCGACGACAATGCCAGGGCACTCATCTTGACCGTCATGCTGGAAGAACTCGGCAGGGACTCGGCAGACATACACTCCCTCGCATCTCGCTATGCCGCTTTTTTGAATCTAGCGTTCGACCGCGATTCCGGTCGTTTTAGGAACTTCATGAGTTTTGATCGCCGCTGGTTGGAAAGCGATGGCAGCGATGATTCTCAAGGCCGATCTCTCTGGGCACTCGGAACCTGTATCGGTCGTTCTCGGCGCGTGGGACTCGCATCGTGGGCGCGAGAACTGTTTCACCGGGCGATGCCAGCGTGTGAGAACACCACGTCTCCCCGAACGTGGGCCTTGGGGATCCTGGGAATCCAAGAATACCTACGTCGATTCAGCGGTGATCGGGCCGCCAGCATGATGAGCGAACGATTGACTTTGCAACTGGTTGAAATGTACGAGCGGACTGCAACGAGGGATTGGCCATGGTTTGAGAACATCGCTTCTTATAACAATGCCAAGCTTTCCCAAGCCTTGATTGTCAGAGGTCGATGGTCCGATGACTCCAAAGCGGCTGAAATTGGTTTGAAATCACTGCGTTGGCTGTGTGAGATTCAACTTTCACCGGAAGGTCGGTTCCGCCCGATAGGTTCAAACGGATTCAGTCGAGAAAATGGTGTAACGGCGATTTTTGATCAACAGGCAATTGAAGCCCACGCCATGATATCGGCATCGATCGAGGCTTATAGGGCGACGCACGATCCGACATGGTGCGAACAAGCACACCTTGCATTCGATTGGTTTCTCGGTCGCAATGACCTCGGAAAACCACTTTACGATGCCTCCACCGGAGGTTGCTACGACGGATTGATGGCGAATCAAGTGAACGAGAATCAGGGAGCGGAATCAACCTTGGCGTTTCTGCTATCGCTCACGGAAATGCAGCAACTCGCTTCACTCGGTTAG
- a CDS encoding polysaccharide deacetylase family protein, protein MSCPSACYASFFAAVLAAMLSLAASADDPANPVSDASQVSSSPQPLKIPDKLVVLTFDDSAISHYTHVAPLLQKYGFGATFFITEGFEFTTNKDDYMTWEQILALHDAGFEIGNHTRRHVGVNRQKPSEIDADIEYIEQRCEKHGIPKPTSFCYPGYATSDDAVQVLRRRGYRFARAGGSRAYDPKHDDALLIPQAFDSKPESTLEQFVAACELATDGKIAVMTFHGIPDTPHPWVSTDEMKFEQYLRHLATNHFQAVALREISKYVSQR, encoded by the coding sequence ATGTCCTGCCCATCTGCTTGCTATGCTTCCTTCTTTGCTGCGGTGCTCGCCGCAATGCTCTCGCTCGCAGCATCGGCTGACGATCCCGCAAATCCAGTGAGTGACGCATCGCAGGTTTCGTCCTCACCACAACCACTGAAAATTCCCGACAAACTGGTCGTGTTGACGTTTGACGACTCAGCCATCAGTCATTACACGCACGTGGCACCGTTGTTGCAAAAGTATGGATTCGGCGCGACGTTCTTTATCACCGAAGGATTCGAATTCACCACCAACAAAGACGATTACATGACGTGGGAGCAGATTCTGGCTCTTCACGATGCCGGTTTTGAGATCGGCAATCACACTCGTCGTCACGTCGGAGTCAATCGGCAAAAACCCAGTGAGATCGATGCCGACATCGAATACATCGAACAGCGATGCGAGAAACACGGGATCCCAAAACCCACGAGCTTTTGCTACCCCGGCTATGCCACAAGCGACGATGCGGTACAGGTGCTTCGACGCAGAGGCTATCGTTTCGCCAGGGCTGGTGGATCGAGAGCATACGATCCCAAACATGACGACGCATTGCTGATTCCGCAAGCATTCGATAGCAAGCCGGAAAGTACGCTTGAGCAATTCGTAGCCGCGTGCGAACTGGCAACCGATGGCAAGATCGCCGTCATGACCTTTCACGGAATCCCGGACACGCCGCACCCATGGGTATCGACCGACGAAATGAAGTTCGAGCAATATCTTCGTCACCTAGCCACAAACCATTTTCAAGCCGTTGCGCTGCGTGAGATCAGCAAGTACGTTTCACAACGCTAG
- a CDS encoding glycoside hydrolase family 130 protein — protein sequence MSNRRRELLLFQPRDIKPAQIGYEVVGVLNPGVAVCDNGLVMLARVAERPYRDPNGLTPLPRWDRQGGIAVDWIASVDLCEIDARVVSLRRTGELRLTSTSHFQILRCSRADATWDAVEKVLPEQEYEEFGIEDPRITKIDDTYWITYVAVSKFGACTALMSSTDLTTFVRHGIIFPSENKDVVLFPHKIGGDYFALHRPNPNSHFSPPQIWISRSPDLIHWGRHEPLIQGCEPWESDRVGSGPPPILIDEGWLLLYHGSERSTQRGRVGRYAVGAALLDRRNPCRVLARTSDPIMTPQMDFEKTGFIPGVVFPTAMLDHGDTLQVFYGAADSCIAMAELSKRAVLEAMTHSIGIQDDYQRPS from the coding sequence ATGAGCAATAGACGACGAGAGTTGTTGCTATTCCAGCCTCGTGACATAAAACCTGCTCAAATCGGATACGAGGTTGTTGGTGTTCTGAATCCTGGCGTCGCAGTCTGTGACAACGGATTGGTGATGCTAGCACGTGTCGCCGAACGCCCCTACAGAGACCCTAACGGATTGACACCCTTGCCGAGGTGGGACCGCCAAGGGGGAATTGCCGTCGATTGGATTGCCAGCGTCGACCTTTGTGAAATAGATGCTCGTGTCGTGTCGCTCCGCCGAACCGGGGAACTACGACTAACGTCCACATCACATTTTCAAATCCTACGCTGTTCGAGGGCGGATGCGACTTGGGATGCGGTCGAAAAAGTTCTACCCGAACAAGAGTACGAGGAATTCGGAATCGAAGATCCTCGCATCACAAAGATCGATGACACCTACTGGATTACATATGTTGCGGTCTCAAAATTCGGGGCGTGTACCGCTCTGATGTCGTCAACGGATCTGACCACTTTCGTCCGGCATGGAATCATCTTTCCGAGCGAGAACAAGGACGTCGTCCTGTTTCCGCACAAGATTGGCGGAGACTATTTCGCACTACATCGCCCCAACCCGAACTCGCACTTTAGCCCGCCGCAGATTTGGATCTCCCGATCGCCTGACTTGATCCATTGGGGACGCCATGAGCCACTGATACAAGGTTGCGAACCTTGGGAGAGTGATCGCGTCGGCAGTGGCCCGCCACCGATCTTGATCGACGAAGGCTGGTTGCTGTTGTACCACGGCAGCGAACGTTCAACCCAGCGAGGGAGAGTTGGCCGGTATGCAGTGGGTGCTGCTCTGCTGGACCGGAGAAATCCATGTCGTGTACTCGCCCGAACGTCTGATCCGATCATGACGCCGCAAATGGACTTTGAAAAGACAGGATTCATTCCGGGCGTCGTCTTCCCTACGGCGATGCTCGACCATGGTGACACTTTGCAAGTGTTCTATGGAGCCGCCGATTCGTGTATCGCGATGGCGGAACTTTCAAAACGAGCGGTGCTAGAAGCAATGACTCACTCCATCGGCATTCAAGATGACTATCAGAGACCTTCATAA
- a CDS encoding DUF1592 domain-containing protein, translating into MSFIPRTPVRLLLLPYAIVFTLSVITLSVITLSAIAEEPIEQQTATSAASQRPTLATLKATGWERSRFKQHAAEMAPQLADSAEDSALQPNLSAFESSVKPLLIQHCIDCHGPDNTEGNIRVDTLDPDLVNGADTDWWSEIFAVITKGEMPPPDEGELNDADRQQLIDWLSSELHTASIVRRRSGNHSAFRRLTRYEYNYALQDLLGLPYDFAADLPPEAHSDEGFENSSNLLHLSVSQFETYHGIARNALRRATVVGDQPPTRYWGIAMKDAAASEWSKQDKRLRQLQQDLKDDPEKLATELAKLQNEFRASHNGAYYKDLMNGRTAKTEWDYHGARFAFAPNDQPSPIPDSYDCVAVLPNGQGPRLIVELGNQLPDEGTMRVTVRASRVNTETNYVPSLQLMFGWQASNEGRALLKVSSEDTPIYAGPDQPQIVQWDVPLSEIYPRNSVRKTSPMGAIPSPSEYIRLVNSAASPSEIQIDYVQVAAPVYDQWPPESHQRIFFESNNAGDEQAYARETVTKFMTRAWRRPVSEAEIDRKLELFAKMRPQCETFEEAVVEVLATVISSPQFLYITSSPKGIDPTDTEPTSSNDESAQQVAYALASRLSFFLWCSIPDQELLTLADSGRLAEPNMLESQIQRMLDDPRSERFARHFVHQWLDLQLLEFQNFKQNVRGFDPALKDAMLEEPVALFRQILGDNASVLDFLHCDYAMVNERLARHYGLPNVHGNHFRRVPLSDDFRRGGLLTQAGTLAMNSDWPDSHPLKRAIWLLESVLADPPPPPPPAVPQIDLADPEIAKMTLKQRIENHRNHAACMSCHIKIDPWGVAFENYDALGKWRNEINGKPIDASSKLFNRQTLDGMEGLKRFLLQDRQDQFVGATVSKLATYALGRPLSFADRADVEAITAEVRRKGDGLRTIVETIVLSDLFQSMNTPDSHVTSPTTDHQGITP; encoded by the coding sequence ATGTCATTTATTCCGCGAACGCCCGTTCGATTGCTGCTGTTGCCTTACGCGATCGTTTTTACCCTCTCAGTCATCACGCTGTCAGTCATCACGCTGTCAGCTATCGCTGAGGAACCCATCGAGCAACAAACCGCCACCTCAGCAGCTAGTCAGCGACCGACTCTGGCTACGTTGAAAGCTACCGGCTGGGAGAGGTCAAGGTTCAAGCAACACGCAGCCGAGATGGCTCCACAACTGGCTGACTCAGCAGAGGATTCAGCGCTGCAACCCAACTTGTCTGCGTTTGAGTCTTCGGTCAAGCCGCTATTGATTCAACACTGCATCGATTGCCATGGCCCCGACAACACCGAAGGCAACATCCGAGTCGATACGCTGGATCCAGATCTCGTCAACGGAGCTGATACCGATTGGTGGTCGGAGATCTTTGCAGTCATCACCAAAGGCGAGATGCCGCCACCCGACGAGGGAGAATTGAATGATGCAGATCGTCAACAACTCATCGACTGGCTCTCCAGCGAACTGCACACCGCATCGATCGTTCGACGTCGTTCAGGTAACCATTCCGCATTTCGGCGTCTGACTCGTTACGAGTACAACTACGCTCTGCAGGACTTGCTTGGCTTGCCCTATGACTTCGCAGCCGATCTGCCACCGGAGGCCCACAGCGACGAAGGCTTTGAGAACAGTTCCAACTTGTTGCACTTGTCGGTTTCTCAATTTGAGACTTATCACGGCATTGCTCGAAACGCGTTACGTCGAGCGACGGTCGTCGGTGACCAACCGCCAACGCGCTACTGGGGCATCGCAATGAAAGATGCCGCTGCAAGTGAATGGTCCAAGCAAGACAAGCGGCTCCGACAATTGCAGCAGGACCTCAAAGACGATCCTGAAAAGCTTGCTACGGAACTCGCAAAACTACAAAACGAATTTCGTGCGTCTCACAATGGGGCTTACTACAAGGATCTGATGAACGGTCGGACCGCGAAAACGGAGTGGGACTACCACGGCGCTCGCTTTGCCTTTGCACCGAACGATCAACCCAGCCCGATTCCCGATTCCTACGATTGCGTTGCGGTCTTGCCCAACGGCCAAGGGCCTCGCTTGATCGTCGAGCTAGGAAACCAGTTGCCCGACGAAGGAACGATGCGGGTTACGGTGCGTGCATCACGTGTGAACACCGAAACCAATTACGTTCCGAGCTTGCAATTGATGTTCGGTTGGCAAGCCAGCAACGAAGGCCGTGCTTTGCTGAAAGTCAGCAGCGAAGACACTCCGATCTACGCTGGCCCGGATCAACCCCAAATCGTCCAGTGGGACGTACCACTCAGCGAAATCTACCCTCGCAACTCGGTCCGAAAAACTTCACCGATGGGCGCGATTCCCAGCCCATCAGAATACATCCGGCTCGTGAACAGCGCGGCATCCCCGTCGGAGATTCAGATCGACTATGTACAAGTCGCTGCTCCGGTTTACGACCAGTGGCCGCCCGAATCTCACCAGCGAATTTTTTTCGAGAGCAACAACGCGGGGGACGAACAGGCGTACGCCCGTGAAACGGTCACCAAGTTCATGACTCGCGCGTGGCGACGACCGGTCAGCGAAGCAGAGATCGACCGCAAGTTGGAGCTTTTTGCCAAGATGCGTCCTCAATGCGAGACCTTCGAAGAAGCCGTTGTTGAAGTCTTGGCGACGGTGATCTCGTCGCCCCAGTTCCTGTACATCACCAGCTCACCCAAGGGCATCGATCCAACAGATACGGAGCCAACGTCAAGTAACGACGAATCTGCTCAGCAAGTCGCATACGCATTGGCCAGTCGATTGTCCTTTTTTCTGTGGTGCAGTATTCCCGACCAGGAATTGCTAACACTCGCCGACAGCGGCCGGCTTGCCGAGCCCAACATGCTGGAATCGCAAATACAGCGGATGCTGGATGATCCACGTAGCGAACGTTTTGCTAGACACTTTGTGCACCAGTGGCTGGACTTGCAATTGCTGGAGTTCCAGAACTTCAAGCAAAACGTACGCGGTTTTGATCCAGCTCTTAAAGACGCCATGCTGGAGGAACCGGTTGCCTTGTTTCGCCAGATCCTAGGCGACAACGCGAGCGTGTTGGATTTTCTGCACTGCGACTACGCGATGGTCAACGAGCGACTAGCGAGACATTACGGTTTGCCGAACGTGCATGGCAATCATTTTCGACGTGTACCGCTCAGTGATGATTTTCGTCGAGGCGGACTGCTGACACAGGCGGGCACGCTGGCCATGAATTCGGACTGGCCTGATTCACATCCGCTCAAGCGTGCGATCTGGCTGCTGGAAAGTGTCCTTGCGGATCCGCCTCCTCCGCCACCTCCGGCCGTCCCACAGATCGACTTGGCCGATCCAGAAATCGCCAAGATGACGTTGAAGCAGCGGATTGAAAATCACCGCAATCACGCCGCGTGCATGTCCTGTCACATCAAGATCGATCCGTGGGGCGTGGCTTTCGAAAACTATGACGCATTGGGAAAATGGCGGAACGAAATCAACGGAAAACCGATCGATGCGTCGAGCAAACTGTTCAATCGCCAGACATTGGATGGTATGGAAGGCTTGAAACGTTTTCTGTTACAAGATCGCCAGGATCAGTTCGTTGGTGCGACGGTCTCCAAGCTCGCGACCTACGCTCTCGGTCGTCCGCTTTCGTTTGCAGATCGTGCTGACGTCGAAGCGATCACCGCTGAAGTTCGCCGCAAGGGCGATGGGCTGAGAACCATAGTCGAAACGATTGTACTCAGCGATCTGTTTCAGTCCATGAACACCCCTGACTCACACGTCACGTCCCCCACAACCGATCATCAAGGAATCACACCATGA
- a CDS encoding DUF4062 domain-containing protein yields MNAWFGESRPLFRVFVSSSFRDFRIERELLNQLVFPRLREFCESRDARFQAIDLRWGISEEATENHQTMRICLDELRRCQSTTPRPNFLMLLGDRYGWRPLPSEIPEIEFQQLCDAVERSQDSSPESELSQLQRFYRLDLNAIEPERVLQPRDASFDEAQLRFILQQAALRAFAEDDPRRSKYFDSATHQEIRNGALASVQASEHVVCYSRNLNYFARQRSQSRDKVIDQEYHEYCDLVDDDGTWDIKADQRLCNLKSELRDRLGARFRSYDVSSPNDEAWLRSFTEGVFLDLSSIIQDALDERDVIAESMDSEATLHAMFGDQRCRHFTGRVEERERISEYLRQGSHDQPLLISGPGGSGKTALMANTAAELDSPEHSNTVTIVRFLGVTPSASDLRSMLISLTDEIRFRFQLQDESPSLSEMNEVVRYFHETLAIASANKTLVILLDALDQLNEVDGAHQLAWIPWNSLPGNCRLVLSMLDSDDSMVTIESRAIYERATSRIPTRNHIQLGRMSRIQGKELLNRWHADVGRRLTTKQQESILDGFESQQCGLPLWLKLAFEESRHWKSYDALPTGHDGSPGLSPGVPGILCDLFSRLEDNRAHGEVLTRRALGYIAAGRRGLTEDELIDVLSTDEDVMQDFALRSPTERESGQRQSRLPVLIWSRLHGDLESYLTDRNAFGTTVLSFYHRQVEDAVRRRYLDDGERLYLHQKLAKYFGDDTRHPYFLEDIDAQRERSRAFPPTPRPVNIRKVDELPYHTLEVAKLTGKDDPTALEWKAVADLLLNWEFLEAKAEAKP; encoded by the coding sequence ATGAACGCCTGGTTTGGAGAATCGCGTCCACTATTTCGTGTCTTTGTCAGTTCGTCGTTCCGAGACTTTCGGATAGAACGCGAACTGCTGAATCAACTCGTTTTCCCTCGATTGCGTGAATTCTGCGAAAGTCGCGACGCACGATTTCAAGCGATTGACCTTCGCTGGGGAATCAGCGAGGAGGCGACTGAGAATCATCAAACGATGCGAATTTGTTTGGATGAGTTGCGACGGTGCCAATCGACAACGCCTCGTCCGAATTTCCTTATGCTGCTGGGCGACCGGTACGGATGGCGTCCGCTGCCGTCAGAGATTCCCGAGATCGAGTTTCAGCAGCTATGTGATGCCGTCGAGCGATCTCAAGATTCATCACCCGAGTCGGAACTGAGTCAACTGCAGCGATTCTATCGTTTGGATCTGAATGCCATTGAGCCCGAGCGGGTTCTGCAACCTCGTGACGCGAGTTTTGACGAAGCTCAACTACGTTTCATTTTGCAACAAGCAGCTTTGCGAGCGTTCGCGGAGGATGACCCGAGACGATCGAAGTATTTTGACTCAGCGACTCATCAAGAAATTCGAAACGGCGCGTTGGCAAGCGTCCAAGCCAGCGAACATGTCGTCTGTTATTCACGGAATCTGAACTACTTTGCGAGACAGCGATCCCAGTCAAGAGACAAAGTGATCGATCAAGAGTATCACGAGTATTGCGACCTCGTTGATGACGATGGCACTTGGGATATCAAGGCTGACCAACGACTTTGCAATTTGAAGTCTGAACTACGAGACCGCTTGGGCGCCCGCTTTCGATCGTACGATGTGTCCAGTCCGAATGACGAGGCTTGGCTGCGTTCATTCACAGAAGGCGTTTTCCTGGATTTATCGTCAATCATCCAGGACGCCCTTGATGAGCGAGATGTCATCGCTGAATCAATGGATTCCGAAGCGACTCTTCACGCGATGTTCGGGGATCAGCGATGTCGCCACTTTACAGGGAGAGTGGAGGAACGAGAACGCATTTCAGAGTATTTGCGACAAGGCTCTCATGACCAACCGCTGCTGATATCCGGTCCTGGCGGGTCGGGAAAAACCGCGTTGATGGCGAACACTGCCGCAGAGCTTGACTCACCGGAGCATTCCAATACGGTAACCATCGTTCGCTTTTTGGGTGTGACGCCGTCAGCATCGGACCTGCGTTCGATGTTGATCAGTCTAACCGATGAAATTCGCTTTCGATTCCAATTGCAAGACGAAAGCCCATCCCTATCGGAAATGAACGAGGTGGTGCGTTACTTTCACGAGACGCTTGCCATCGCGTCTGCAAACAAGACACTCGTGATCCTGTTGGATGCGTTGGATCAGCTCAACGAAGTTGATGGTGCACATCAGTTGGCCTGGATACCGTGGAACTCGTTACCTGGCAACTGCAGGCTCGTTCTGTCCATGCTCGACTCGGATGATTCGATGGTGACAATCGAATCTCGAGCAATCTACGAGAGAGCGACGAGTCGGATTCCGACACGCAACCACATTCAGCTTGGTCGAATGAGTCGGATTCAGGGCAAAGAACTATTGAATCGCTGGCACGCCGATGTGGGGCGTCGCCTCACGACCAAACAGCAAGAGAGCATTCTGGATGGCTTTGAGTCCCAGCAGTGCGGGCTGCCCCTCTGGCTGAAGCTGGCGTTCGAGGAGTCACGACATTGGAAATCGTACGATGCATTGCCAACGGGACACGATGGTTCCCCAGGACTATCACCTGGTGTTCCTGGAATTCTATGCGACCTTTTCTCGCGATTGGAAGACAACCGGGCGCATGGAGAAGTGCTGACACGCCGTGCGCTCGGATACATCGCCGCTGGCCGGCGAGGATTGACGGAGGATGAGTTGATCGATGTGCTATCGACCGACGAAGATGTCATGCAGGACTTTGCGCTGCGATCCCCTACCGAGCGAGAGTCGGGTCAGCGTCAATCAAGATTACCGGTCTTGATTTGGTCACGCCTGCACGGTGACTTGGAATCCTATCTCACTGATCGAAATGCTTTTGGAACAACGGTATTGAGCTTTTATCACCGACAGGTGGAAGATGCAGTTCGCAGAAGATACCTGGACGATGGCGAGCGTCTCTATCTGCATCAGAAACTCGCCAAGTATTTCGGTGATGACACACGTCATCCCTATTTTCTGGAAGATATCGACGCTCAGCGTGAACGTTCGAGAGCTTTTCCCCCGACGCCACGTCCGGTCAACATTCGTAAAGTGGACGAACTGCCCTATCACACACTCGAAGTCGCAAAGCTAACTGGCAAAGATGACCCAACCGCGTTGGAATGGAAGGCGGTCGCCGATCTGCTGCTGAACTGGGAGTTCCTCGAAGCCAAAGCCGAGGCGAAACCCTAA